The sequence below is a genomic window from Paenibacillus sp. DCT19.
CGACTTGATGGATTCAACTAACTCGTCGGTAACCACAACATATCTGCCGGACATTCCCATAGTCTTATCCCTCCTGAACGATGATTGCTCTTGTCCAACATTAACCTCGGTTCAGATACAATATTCAACTCAGCCGTATAATTTTTCATAAGGGGCATCCAAGGGTATAACGTTATCAATGAATAGATAAGCGAATAAAGCATGTTTGTATCGTTAGGAAAATGCTCAATTTAGGTATGAAGGAGGATGACGAGCAAATGAAAAAGTTCGATTACGATCTGAATTACAAGGAGCTTGACCTGCGCAAGCAACCTGAACTGTATACCGTAGGACGCGGAGAGCAAGGTGTACTCATGGTTGAACCATACAAAAGCGAAATCCTTCCGCATTGGCGGTTCAAAACACCAGAGATTGCAACTGAATCCTCACAGAAGATCTATGAGCTGTTTTTGGAATATAAAAAACAAGGAGATTTTGTGGGGATGGACATGGCGCGCAAATTCCTCCAGATGGGATACACGCGTGCCAGAAGGTATACCAACCATAAAGGAGGCCGTAAATACTCAAAAGAGGATGGCTCCATTCTGCCGTATCAGAACGACAAGGTAAAAGCAGAGGCCGCAGCTATTTTCAAAGCACAATGGGAGATTGCCAAGTCTGATCCCGATTATGTGCAAATGAAGAAGGAGCACCGGGAAAACTACGAACAAGCCGACGAGTAGCCACCTGTCCCTATGTGGTCTGTGATGCACTAACATGCCGTGGATTCATATTGAGTCTAACGAAGATGGGGCGTACAATGGGTCATAACAATATAGAATGAAATCAACAAGTAGCGAACTGACGTAGCAGACAATGTACAGTTTCTCAAGCTTGCCTCATTCTTGGAAACAGGTGATGGAATGATCGTATGGATTGTCGGTATCGCCGGAATCATCCTTCAAATTCTCTGTGCTGCCGCGTCTGGCACTGGTCTAGTTGTGGGATTTATATTTTTTCTGATCGGCTTCGGTGGCATGAAACGTGAAAATCAAACAGCGATCAAGCTATGGCTGAGTAAAGATACGATGATGATTATGGGTACTATGCTGGTGGTACTTATTTTCTTCCTCATTGCGTACTGGAATGTGAGATTGATGGGTGACACGTTGTTCCCAGGTCTGTTGGGATCACCGGTGCGAGATATTTCAGGCAAACAACTGCTTATCGCAGGCATTGCAAGTGCTTGCTGGACACTCCTTATGCTGTACTGGCTGTTACCCACCGTATTCGATTTCAAAGGACTGGGTCTCAAACCGCAGTTGGCCGCATTAAGCGCGTCTGCGCTTAGCATCCTACTTGCAGCCTTGCATACGGATTAATGGGTTTAGTTGGTTTGTACATGAATTTGCAGTTAACATACTTATATGAAAAAGGCGCTGTTCGTGAGAAGTACTTTCGCAGACAGCGCCTTTTTACCGTATTTACATGTTTCGTCTCAATGGAACCAACTACGTCTGAGCCTGGAACTTACTGCTTTTGTTACGAGGACGAAGCATGTTACCTGCGATCTGTAGTATCTGTCTACGCGGTATGAGCCGAACGAATTGAGCAACCCAGTAATTTCTACTTCCTGGTACTGCATAAGATTTGCCCGATTTCAGCGCCTTCATTGCAACCTGCACCACATGCTGGGGTGTATCCCGTTTCCCAACGGAGGCTTCTTCTGCACCCACGATATCAAAGAAGGAGGTATCCGTCGAGCCAGGACACAACGCCAAAAACTGAACGCCACGCTTCCGATTTTCTTCGTACAATGCCTCTGTAAAAGATAGAACAAAAGCTTTTGTTGCCCCATACACGGCCATATACGGATCAGGCTGGAACGCAGCCGTGGAAGCAACATTAATAACTGTCCCTCTCCGATTCTGCAACATAGCTGGTAAGAAGAGATGGGTCATGTTGGTTACCGCCAACACATTCAACATGATTTCCTCCTGTTGCCGCATATTATCTAGCTCCTCAAAGAGTCCGTGTGTAGCAAATCCAGCATTGTTAATTAACATGTTGATCTGAAGACCACGACGCTGACATTCCTCATATATTTGCTGTGGTGCTTCTGCTTGGGATAGATCGGCTACAATAACTTCTGCCTTGACCTGATATGTACGTTTAATTCGTGCTGCGAGGTTATCTAACTTCGATACAGATCTAGCTACGAGGACAACATTCATCCCTTTCGATGCCATATCAATCGCAAAAACCTCTCCAATTCCTGATGAAGCACCTGTAATAAGAGCCCATTGCGGCTGTTCCTTTTTCATGAATTTAACCATCCTTCGCAAATGATATAAACTACGTTTTCTATTGGAAACAGTGTTTCCTAATGAAATCATTGTATCTTCGGAGGGCTGACCTTGTCAACTCATCTCCAATCCAATTGACGTTATCTTGCGTTAAACAGTAGAATGACCATAAGAAATATGGTTTTAATTCAACACCAATAAGGTTATGAGGATGAAAGAAATGAAGGATCAACTATTCAATACCAAGGATTCAACACATAATGTGACTACATTCCAAGAAGCAAGACTTCAACATACTGAGAACTTACGCCAAAATATCGTTCACGCTGCTGCCTCCCTTCTTCAAGAGCATGGGCCAGAGGCGGTCACCGTGCGTCGTGTGGCAGAACGGATGGAATGCTCAACCAAAATTATTTACAACCTCTTCGGTAAGAAGGAAGGGTTGGCGAAGCATTTGTATATGGAAGGGTGCACTCTTCTATCTCAGACATTCGAGAATGTGCTCCCGCAAGCATCATTTGAAATTTATTTCCGAGATCTA
It includes:
- a CDS encoding DUF4385 domain-containing protein; the encoded protein is MKKFDYDLNYKELDLRKQPELYTVGRGEQGVLMVEPYKSEILPHWRFKTPEIATESSQKIYELFLEYKKQGDFVGMDMARKFLQMGYTRARRYTNHKGGRKYSKEDGSILPYQNDKVKAEAAAIFKAQWEIAKSDPDYVQMKKEHRENYEQADE
- a CDS encoding SDR family oxidoreductase, coding for MKKEQPQWALITGASSGIGEVFAIDMASKGMNVVLVARSVSKLDNLAARIKRTYQVKAEVIVADLSQAEAPQQIYEECQRRGLQINMLINNAGFATHGLFEELDNMRQQEEIMLNVLAVTNMTHLFLPAMLQNRRGTVINVASTAAFQPDPYMAVYGATKAFVLSFTEALYEENRKRGVQFLALCPGSTDTSFFDIVGAEEASVGKRDTPQHVVQVAMKALKSGKSYAVPGSRNYWVAQFVRLIPRRQILQIAGNMLRPRNKSSKFQAQT